In the genome of Drosophila subpulchrella strain 33 F10 #4 breed RU33 chromosome 2L, RU_Dsub_v1.1 Primary Assembly, whole genome shotgun sequence, one region contains:
- the LOC119547821 gene encoding uncharacterized protein LOC119547821 — protein MNDSHGYKKDLEVRWFSEHSDDECLPPYRGGPNNLKDYPCTSTIFKDKIAKTHEQINNKDTEEPRNTFWISVSDYELDRAYIVYRFFHDIGNIVAKNFTKTNCMYLKYFSLVDSQIALSYNGQKIGYGGDIRVKVKVENPVTEAALIEALENASADNGIPTDSQKTSTMTVTINVEDVKEANEVTPIQLEMGKPEKEDEQPAITHKKVRFIEWFKEKLSYVFYFY, from the coding sequence ATGAACGATTCACATGGCTATAAGAAAGATTTGGAAGTGCGTTGGTTTTCAGAGCACTCAGATGATGAGTGTTTACCACCATACCGTGGTGGACCCAACAATTTGAAAGATTATCCCTGTACCTCGACTATCTTTAAGGACAAAATAGCAAAAACTCATGAGCAAATCAACAATAAGGATACCGAAGAGCCTAGGAACACCTTTTGGATATCAGTGAGCGACTATGAGTTGGACAGGGCTTATATAGTATATCGCTTCTTTCACGATATCGGCAATATTGTGGCCAAAAACTTTACCAAAACGAACTGCATGTACTTGAAGTACTTTAGCTTGGTGGATTCCCAAATTGCTTTGAGTTATAATGGCCAAAAGATTGGATATGGCGGCGATATTCGCGTGAAAGTCAAGGTGGAAAATCCCGTGACCGAAGCTGCACTTATTGAAGCCCTGGAAAATGCATCGGCGGATAATGGTATACCCACTGATAGTCAGAAAACAAGTACAATGACGGTTACTATTAATGTGGAGGATGTTAAGGAAGCGAATGAGGTAACTCCCATTCAActggaaatgggaaaaccTGAAAAAGAAGATGAGCAACCCGCAATTACACACAAAAAAGTTCGCTTTATCGAATGGTTTAAAGAAAAACTATCCTATGTGttctatttttattaa
- the LOC119547487 gene encoding uncharacterized protein LOC119547487, producing MAKMLVRMKALMLLTGIFFMLYFGLQPLTEMVEQKPLVSYPEEVVFVNTSECHIAGPLRSAAFKCAIEPINKMRCRKKQLTIAVTKGGNNFLVTQKVAKDLHCKYWLKSARDSLNNKYLDKGHFDLESKSSKEIKMGTGQQIVRIKCLNNLNETKYHDVHYFLPSPDPDLKPEINPGKLSVMVLGIDSISHMHFYRYFPFVKGFLLNLPHTNFYGYSRVGLDAYANLMPFLSGLSANEVDRELLAKEEAFLWQNFKTGGYSTAYGEDNAQGILTHKNGEWGSSRHPIDFDLTPVMMEIDNHTRYSIDLKEMIHCTAGRTYQQVLKEFILNLIPHMQESPFFSFFWHSQGVQEYYEYGGHLDLTYMLLLKKLLDANVLNNTLVLLMSDHGLRAGTYRMSFQGMKEESQPLMVAIYPEWLKEKYPLAMENFEKNAHSLITPYDLHDTLLDVISLDLLQDASIESRMNSLKSYPAKKMPRGISLFLPIPEHRTCDLAHIPSLFCFCRDLTEVPTDDGLVLRCSRFLVESINKLIKPFEKCHQLKLQMVLQAHFLDFGEESFVYELRLRVRTNPGNGIFEATVRLSDVLLLTSPISRVNHFLSQSYCVSDPGLKLFCSCI from the coding sequence ATGGCTAAAATGCTAGTGCGAATGAAAGCATTGATGCTCCTCACCGGAATATTTTTTATGCTGTACTTTGGTCTTCAACCACTAACGGAAATGGTTGAACAAAAGCCTTTAGTTTCCTATCCAGAAGAAGTTGTGTTTGTCAATACCTCCGAATGTCATATAGCTGGACCTCTAAGATCAGCGGCTTTTAAGTGTGCAATTGAGCCTATAAACAAGATGCGATGCCGTAAGAAACAACTAACAATTGCGGTCACTAAAGGAGGTAACAATTTTCTGGTGACTCAAAAGGTTGCCAAGGACTTGCACTGCAAATATTGGTTAAAGTCTGCCAGGGATTCTctgaataataaatacctgGATAAAGGACATTTCGATCTGGAAAGTAAGTCTAGCAAGGAGATAAAAATGGGAACTGGTCAACAGATAGTTCGTATTAAGTGTTTAAACAATCTGAATGAAACCAAATATCATGATGTTCATTATTTCTTGCCGTCGCCTGATCCCGATCTAAAACCAGAAATAAATCCTGGAAAATTATCTGTAATGGTTCTGGGTATTGACTCAATTTCCCACATGCACTTTTACCGATACTTTCCCTTCGTAAAGGGTTTCCTGCTAAATCTGCCGCACACCAATTTCTACGGCTATAGTCGAGTGGGTTTGGATGCCTATGCCAATTTAATGCCTTTTCTGAGTGGCTTAAGTGCTAATGAAGTTGATCGAGAACTTTTAGCCAAAGAGGAAGCTTTTCTCTGGCAAAACTTCAAGACTGGAGGATATAGTACTGCCTATGGCGAGGATAATGCCCAAGGGATCCTAACCCATAAGAATGGGGAGTGGGGAAGTTCCAGACATCCCATTGATTTCGATCTGACCCCTGTGATGATGGAGATAGATAATCATACGCGCTATAGCATAGATCTCAAGGAGATGATCCATTGTACAGCAGGACGAACGTATCAACAGGTTCTCAAGGAATTTATCCTAAATCTGATACCACATATGCAAGAAAGCCCCTTTTTCTCATTTTTCTGGCACTCGCAGGGTGTTCAGGAGTACTATGAATACGGTGGGCACTTGGATCTAACCTATATGCTGCTCTTGAAGAAGTTACTGGATGCCAATGTCTTAAACAATACCCTGGTATTGCTAATGTCCGACCATGGTTTAAGGGCTGGAACATATAGAATGAGCTTTCAGGGCATGAAGGAGGAATCACAGCCCCTGATGGTGGCCATATACCCCGAGTGGCTGAAGGAGAAATACCCCCTGGCCATGGAGAATTTCGAGAAGAACGCTCATAGCCTGATCACACCGTACGATTTGCACGACACCCTGTTGGATGTGATAAGTCTGGATCTGCTGCAGGATGCCAGTATAGAGAGCCGAATGAATAGTCTGAAGTCGTATCCCGCCAAGAAGATGCCCAGGGGCATAAGCCTCTTTCTACCGATTCCAGAGCACAGGACCTGTGACCTGGCCCACATACCATCGCTCTTTTGCTTCTGCCGCGATCTTACCGAGGTTCCCACGGATGATGGTCTGGTCCTTCGATGCAGCCGCTTTTTGGTGGAGTCCATCAACAAGTTGATCAAACCATTCGAAAAGTGCCACCAGCTGAAGCTCCAGATGGTTCTACAGGCTCACTTCCTGGACTTTGGTGAGGAGTCCTTTGTCTACGAGTTGAGGCTGAGGGTTAGGACCAACCCCGGAAATGGTATATTTGAGGCCACCGTTCGTCTTTCGGACGTTCTACTGTTGACCAGCCCCATCAGTCGGGTCAACCACTTTCTGAGCCAGTCCTACTGCGTCAGCGATCCGGGACTCAAGCTATTTTGCTCCTgcatttaa
- the LOC119546219 gene encoding uncharacterized protein LOC119546219: MDSDDCSSGSDLSSWSNSTVGDVPTASSCTLQACPSKGCNVECCEGDPSRPPYTKVMPEDRRYGVVVSNEEDPCCCQFTCVLQFLLKSFHTVGDEVSTLRFSECTSVEQFDCNLIIVGRDDHTKDWLITQTRGICPPFKVTSFIRHFELIKVSFVIPQVVDARLCRIFNIFEKQLCGLDTGKWCVVKQTPLDECSAEYQSKVVYPEVKNVEILAYIDEESADIIKRNCSKIRYLLFHLPVDFCPRG; this comes from the coding sequence ATGGATTCTGACGATTGCAGCTCGGGATCAGATCTAAGTTCGTGGTCAAACTCTACCGTGGGCGATGTGCCTACCGCAAGTAGCTGCACGCTGCAAGCTTGTCCCTCGAAGGGGTGTAATGTAGAATGCTGCGAGGGAGACCCGAGCCGTCCTCCCTATACCAAGGTCATGCCTGAGGATCGGCGGTACGGCGTGGTTGTGAGCAATGAGGAGGACCCCTGTTGCTGCCAGTTTACTTGCGTCCTTCAGTTCCTGCTGAAATCCTTCCACACCGTTGGAGATGAAGTCAGTACTCTGCGCTTCAGCGAGTGCACCTCGGTGGAGCAATTCGATTGCAACTTGATAATCGTCGGCCGGGATGATCATACGAAGGACTGGCTGATCACCCAGACCAGAGGGATCTGCCCCCCCTTTAAAGTGACCTCTTTCATCCGGCACTTTGAACTCATCAAGGTGTCTTTCGTGATACCACAGGTGGTGGACGCTCGTCTCTGTCGcatatttaacattttcgaGAAGCAGCTTTGTGGACTTGACACTGGCAAGTGGTGTGTGGTGAAACAAACCCCCCTGGATGAATGCAGTGCGGAGTACCAATCGAAGGTGGTGTACCCAGAGGTGAAGAACGTCGAAATACTGGCCTACATAGACGAAGAGAGCGCAGACATAATCAAAAGGAATTGCTCGAAGATCCGCTACCTACTATTTCATCTGCCGGTGGACTTCTGTCCAAGGGGCTAG
- the LOC119547085 gene encoding uncharacterized protein LOC119547085 encodes MISLRSGIFAGSLLGSGSCLQRLAPCACRSSRKPSPRKSPKKPFELQRDNISGEQRRLLALTEMGCRCPPRSPKERWFFTNQRIILALAIALDRPPDLVSEFLHSLTLQNFARIIKPPDSIGVSCKVPYVNCYACDNFMRIFDIHGNLRSRYNKDSLKMLLRLVQAVLRQDSQREPREPLDTSFGAQRGAFDGNSKAKRAGIDRDSIARQNGKRRMRNSEARAAINRTDFSIGQVEPTIGDPGYVFGSSLDFSDWDDPMYTPEDWLFDDSLTSQRFKRLENLLIQLNEKTYLTRDSDHLITAIRDLNLGRTVTNPPQYTNDKVNVKKISDSYYERVKASASRTLFKKRSTHHIRKRKKSPEEDSMHKVHTDKLYYGAPVPVLMHEPFDREKPWTWLRRHPHQKRMDDTGHVTEGSIHRYRRSTIEQLMQKARERSSVSTVISMDSDRETKSNTQTKFGKKHTRR; translated from the coding sequence ATGATTAGCCTGAGGAGTGGAATCTTCGCGGGCAGTCTTCTCGGTAGCGGCTCTTGCCTACAGCGACTTGCGCCCTGTGCTTGTCGCTCTTCGCGAAAGCCCTCGCCGAGAAAGTCTCCGAAGAAACCATTTGAACTGCAGCGGGACAATATCTCTGGGGAGCAGAGACGCCTGTTGGCCCTAACGGAGATGGGATGTCGATGTCCTCCCAGGTCGCCCAAGGAGCGTTGGTTCTTTACCAACCAGCGAATAATTTTAGCCCTGGCCATAGCTCTGGATCGTCCACCCGACTTGGTATCCGAATTTCTGCACTCGCTAACCCTACAGAACTTTGCCCGGATTATAAAACCGCCTGATAGCATCGGGGTTTCTTGCAAAGTACCCTATGTAAATTGTTATGCCTGTGATAATTTCATGAGAATCTTTGATATTCATGGGAACTTAAGGAGTCGCTATAACAAGGACTCACTTAAGATGCTATTGCGTCTCGTACAAGCGGTTTTAAGACAAGATTCCCAAAGAGAGCCGAGAGAACCGCTTGACACAAgttttggcgcccaacgtggggcatTTGATGGGAATTCCAAAGCGAAGAGAGCTGGCATCGATAGGGACTCCATCGCTCGGCAAAATGGCAAAAGGCGAATGAGAAACTCGGAAGCGAGGGCCGCCATAAACAGAACCGATTTCAGTATTGGACAAGTAGAGCCCACCATCGGAGATCCTGGCTATGTTTTTGGGTCTAGCCTTGACTTCTCGGACTGGGATGACCCCATGTATACGCCTGAAGACTGGTTGTTTGATGATTCGCTAACTTCACAGCGTTTTAAGCGGTTGGAAAACTTACTAATTCAGCTCAATGAGAAGACCTACCTAACACGCGATTCAGACCATCTGATAACCGCCATTAGAGACCTTAACTTGGGTAGAACTGTCACTAATCCACCGCAGTATACGAATGATAAGGTTAACGTCAAGAAAATTTCCGATTCCTATTATGAAAGGGTTAAGGCATCTGCTTCAAGAACTCTGTTTAAGAAACGCTCAACCCATCATATCAGGAAGAGGAAGAAAAGCCCCGAAGAGGATTCGATGCACAAAGTGCACACTGACAAACTGTACTATGGGGCACCGGTTCCAGTGCTCATGCATGAACCCTTCGATCGAGAGAAGCCATGGACCTGGTTGCGCCGACATCCCCATCAAAAGCGGATGGACGACACGGGCCACGTGACCGAGGGTAGCATCCATCGGTACCGGCGCTCCACCATCGAGCAGCTGATGCAAAAGGCCAGGGAGCGCTCCTCGGTAAGCACGGTGATATCCATGGACTCGGATCGCGAAACCAAGTCGAACACCCAGACAAAGTTTGGTAAAAAACACACCAGAAGATAG